The Halomonas sp. KG2 genome contains a region encoding:
- a CDS encoding MarR family transcriptional regulator, translating into MVEHRIGYLIKGVQQAIRHRMDNELRHLNLSTSQYAALSALERSDQMSNAEMARACFVTPQTMQQLVKGLECEEWIERCSHPEHGRIIQTRLTASGRAVLDQAHCLVEAIEEIMIEGLSQPARERLAADLKLCLNNLIQ; encoded by the coding sequence GTGGTCGAACACCGCATCGGTTACCTCATCAAGGGTGTGCAACAAGCTATCCGTCATCGCATGGACAACGAGTTGCGCCATCTCAATTTGTCGACGTCCCAATATGCGGCGCTAAGTGCATTGGAGCGGTCCGATCAAATGTCCAATGCCGAGATGGCCCGTGCCTGCTTCGTCACGCCCCAGACAATGCAGCAGTTGGTCAAAGGCCTTGAGTGCGAGGAATGGATAGAGCGATGTTCCCACCCTGAACACGGTCGTATTATTCAGACCCGACTGACAGCATCGGGCCGGGCCGTCCTCGACCAAGCTCACTGTCTGGTCGAGGCTATTGAAGAGATCATGATAGAAGGGTTATCCCAACCTGCACGAGAACGTCTGGCGGCCGATCTGAAACTATGCCTGAACAACCTAATTCAATAG
- a CDS encoding EVE domain-containing protein: MTTRYWIVVASRDHAKTGEHGGFVQACHGKKGPISRMNAGDWMVMYSPKVHFNAREPCQALTAIGRLKGTNVYRHNMGNGFVPHRRDVDFQPLPRGANPTTDRRPRVHQQ, from the coding sequence ATGACAACACGCTACTGGATCGTAGTCGCCTCGCGCGACCACGCAAAAACAGGAGAGCACGGCGGCTTTGTTCAGGCCTGTCACGGAAAGAAAGGACCGATCAGCCGTATGAACGCGGGAGACTGGATGGTGATGTATTCACCAAAGGTTCACTTTAACGCCCGTGAGCCCTGCCAAGCATTGACCGCGATCGGCCGATTGAAAGGCACCAATGTCTACCGACATAACATGGGAAACGGCTTTGTGCCCCATCGGCGCGATGTCGATTTCCAGCCCTTGCCGAGAGGTGCCAATCCGACCACTGATCGACGACCTCGAGTTCATCAGCAATAA
- a CDS encoding VOC family protein encodes MPHVTGPQFIALQVENLEAAKQFYTEQLGLIPTDQGPEHAVVFQTLPIPFALRTPNINLADSPRLGWGVALWLGCEQADSLHERLRDYGLEIVEPPFNGPFGRTFSFVDPFGYRLTLHGTPG; translated from the coding sequence ATGCCACATGTCACCGGCCCACAATTTATTGCCCTGCAGGTCGAAAATCTGGAGGCAGCGAAACAGTTTTACACAGAACAGCTAGGATTGATTCCCACAGACCAGGGGCCGGAGCACGCAGTGGTATTCCAGACCCTCCCCATCCCTTTTGCACTTCGTACTCCCAACATCAATCTAGCAGACAGCCCTCGGCTGGGATGGGGCGTAGCGCTTTGGTTGGGGTGCGAACAGGCAGACAGTCTGCACGAGCGTCTACGGGATTACGGTTTGGAGATTGTTGAGCCCCCCTTTAATGGCCCATTTGGACGAACCTTCAGTTTTGTGGACCCGTTTGGCTACCGATTGACGCTGCACGGTACGCCCGGGTGA
- a CDS encoding helix-turn-helix domain-containing protein, with protein MHDDFVANLRLLCSYYPSIADVCRRLSINRAQFNRYLSGRYYPSHAALQRICHFFGVTPEDIALPHHDFRALVQTGQLNADSSPNTLPWPNALIQRGSEGMERYLGRYFELYHSMSRPGHLMRTLVCLEAREGGVVYQRTERMQVALGKRPCHNRYVGTAVKLADRLFLVDHETLNGHEITQTILFPSYQSQVTRLTGLKMGVADNSERMPCCVRVVYQRLDEQISLRSALAQCGLLSLDDPSLDDSLLAAVCNDVASGEHHFRARH; from the coding sequence ATGCATGATGATTTTGTGGCCAATTTACGCCTGCTATGCAGCTACTATCCGTCTATTGCGGACGTTTGCCGCCGCTTATCCATTAACCGCGCTCAATTCAACCGCTACCTCAGCGGTCGCTATTACCCAAGCCACGCCGCGCTGCAGCGTATTTGCCACTTTTTTGGGGTAACGCCAGAAGATATCGCGCTGCCTCACCACGACTTCCGTGCGCTGGTGCAAACCGGACAGCTCAACGCAGATAGCTCACCGAACACACTCCCCTGGCCTAATGCGTTGATTCAGCGGGGTAGCGAAGGTATGGAGCGTTATCTAGGTCGCTACTTCGAGCTTTACCACTCAATGTCGCGCCCAGGGCATTTGATGCGCACGTTGGTGTGCCTAGAAGCCAGAGAAGGAGGTGTGGTGTACCAGCGCACCGAGCGTATGCAAGTCGCTCTGGGAAAGCGGCCCTGTCATAACCGGTACGTAGGAACTGCCGTTAAGCTTGCAGACCGACTATTTTTGGTTGACCACGAGACCCTCAATGGCCATGAAATCACCCAAACTATTCTGTTTCCCAGCTACCAAAGCCAAGTCACACGCTTAACCGGATTGAAAATGGGGGTGGCTGATAACAGTGAGCGTATGCCCTGTTGTGTGCGAGTGGTCTACCAGCGCTTAGATGAACAGATAAGTTTGCGCTCTGCGTTGGCTCAGTGCGGCCTGCTGTCACTGGACGACCCGTCGCTAGATGATTCGCTGCTGGCAGCCGTGTGCAATGATGTGGCTAGCGGAGAGCACCATTTTCGCGCGCGTCACTAG
- a CDS encoding TetR/AcrR family transcriptional regulator, with product MKNTATRDKLIETGAELIAQQGYNATGINAVLKTCGVPKGSFYHYFSSKEDFGLAVIERFASQYDERLVTLFEDVSLPPLERIRRYFATGREHMLDCDHTTGCLIGNLGQELSGQSDTFRDALNLVFQRWEKRLAVCLKEAQNQNDIDKAMVPEALASFILSGWEGAILRAKTLKSVAPMEHFESILFAHVLAPSASCEASR from the coding sequence ATGAAAAACACCGCCACTCGCGATAAGTTAATTGAAACCGGTGCCGAGCTGATTGCCCAGCAGGGCTACAATGCGACGGGTATTAATGCCGTCTTAAAAACCTGTGGTGTGCCTAAAGGATCGTTTTACCACTACTTTTCCAGCAAAGAAGATTTTGGGCTAGCGGTGATCGAGCGCTTTGCCAGTCAGTATGATGAACGCTTGGTAACACTGTTTGAAGACGTTTCGTTGCCGCCGCTAGAGCGCATACGGCGTTACTTCGCCACAGGGCGTGAGCATATGTTGGACTGCGACCACACCACTGGCTGCTTGATTGGTAACCTGGGTCAGGAGCTTTCGGGGCAGAGTGACACCTTCCGTGATGCACTTAACTTGGTGTTCCAGCGCTGGGAGAAGCGTTTAGCCGTCTGCCTGAAAGAAGCGCAAAATCAGAATGATATCGATAAGGCGATGGTTCCAGAAGCCCTGGCTAGTTTTATATTGTCGGGCTGGGAAGGCGCTATATTGCGCGCTAAAACGCTTAAGTCAGTCGCTCCTATGGAGCACTTTGAGTCGATTTTATTTGCCCATGTGCTGGCGCCATCAGCGTCCTGCGAAGCAAGCCGCTAG
- the fabF gene encoding beta-ketoacyl-ACP synthase II, translated as MHSPIVITGMGMVSPLGNSVNTTWQRLINGQSGISTIDRFDTSHIPIKIAGVVPSIDQDPTGGIDLNEIADPKEQRKMDLFSLYALAAAKEALSQANWFPVEQAQKRRTATIIGSGIGGFPTITQAQKTLAERGYRKLSPFTVPAFLANLAAGNLSIRYGFQGPLGCPVTACAAGLQAIGDGMRIIRNGEADVALVGGAEACIDPLSLASFNALKAVSTEADNPERASRPFDKARNGFVMGEGAGVMVIETLEHAVARGATPLAIISGYGTSADAYHLTAGPKDGAGAAAAIQAALGMANLSTDAIDHINAHATSTPVGDRAEIASLRNVFGERLLDIPISATKAATGHLLGAAGGIESIFSVLAVSNQQLPPTINLEHCDDDMQDLTFVTATHQKHVTKHVLCNGFGFGGVNAALIISTV; from the coding sequence ATGCACTCACCTATCGTGATTACCGGCATGGGTATGGTCAGCCCGCTAGGCAACAGCGTCAATACGACTTGGCAGCGGCTGATTAACGGCCAGTCTGGCATCAGCACCATTGACCGCTTTGACACAAGTCATATCCCGATCAAAATTGCCGGAGTGGTGCCGAGTATTGACCAAGACCCCACCGGCGGTATTGATCTGAATGAGATAGCCGACCCCAAAGAGCAGCGCAAAATGGACTTGTTCAGCCTCTACGCATTGGCGGCAGCCAAAGAGGCGCTATCGCAGGCCAACTGGTTCCCCGTTGAGCAGGCCCAAAAACGCAGAACAGCCACCATTATTGGCTCTGGCATTGGCGGCTTCCCGACCATTACACAAGCTCAAAAAACCCTTGCTGAGCGCGGCTATCGCAAACTCTCCCCCTTCACGGTACCCGCCTTTCTGGCCAATTTGGCTGCTGGTAACCTGTCCATTCGTTATGGCTTTCAAGGCCCTCTCGGCTGCCCAGTGACGGCTTGCGCAGCAGGCCTACAGGCGATTGGCGACGGTATGCGCATAATACGCAACGGCGAAGCTGATGTTGCCCTCGTCGGCGGCGCCGAGGCGTGTATTGACCCGCTGTCACTTGCCAGTTTTAACGCCCTAAAGGCCGTTTCCACGGAAGCAGACAACCCTGAACGCGCGTCCAGGCCCTTTGATAAAGCCCGTAACGGTTTTGTGATGGGAGAAGGCGCTGGCGTTATGGTGATCGAAACACTTGAGCATGCGGTCGCGCGGGGCGCAACGCCGTTAGCGATCATTAGCGGCTACGGCACCAGCGCGGATGCCTACCACCTGACGGCAGGCCCAAAGGATGGGGCCGGCGCTGCAGCCGCGATTCAAGCGGCGCTAGGCATGGCGAACCTTTCTACTGATGCTATTGATCATATCAATGCCCACGCCACCTCGACGCCCGTTGGCGACCGAGCTGAAATCGCCTCATTGCGTAATGTATTCGGTGAGCGCTTGCTTGACATCCCTATTTCGGCAACGAAAGCCGCCACAGGGCACCTATTAGGCGCAGCAGGGGGCATTGAGAGTATTTTTTCTGTATTGGCAGTCAGTAATCAGCAGCTTCCCCCCACCATCAATCTTGAGCACTGCGATGATGATATGCAGGATTTAACCTTCGTCACGGCGACTCATCAGAAGCACGTTACTAAGCATGTATTGTGCAACGGATTCGGTTTCGGTGGCGTCAATGCAGCGCTGATTATCAGCACTGTCTAG